A window from Macaca fascicularis isolate 582-1 chromosome 20, T2T-MFA8v1.1 encodes these proteins:
- the LOC102122124 gene encoding uncharacterized protein — MRNSSCVPAGNTEKTKVSMVAVEHHHSSGLPYSPYLMAEPLRQWMGHQPPPASQYHLGAQPLPSAKGFLGPLTISQLECPLGPQPPSTTDDFLRRQTPPFECPLGPLPFSPADDFLRPHISLLECLLVPLSPSPADDFLKPQSLPLECLLVPLPPSPVDDFLRPQTPPVECPLEPLPFSPADDFLRPHIPPFECLLVPLSPSPVDNFLRPETPPVKCPLGPLPLDFLRAQLSPLECPFVYLPPTPVDDFLKPQTLSLKCPLGPLPFSPTDDFLRPQTLPIERLLVPLPPSPVDGFLGPQTPPVEYPLGPQRFSPADDFLRPQTTPLECLLVPLSPSPVDDFLIPQTPPIKCPLGLWPFSPADDFLKRQTPPLKCLLVPLPPSLVDDFLRPQIPPIACPLGPLPFSPAGYFLGPQSTPLGCLFVCLPPPPVDDFLMPQTPPIECRLGPLPFSPADAFLRPQTAPLKCLLVPLSPSPVDDFLIPPTPPLECLLVSVSPSPVDKFLIPQTPPLDCLLVPQPPSPAEDFLRPQIPPFKCHLGPWPFSPADDFLRPQSSPLECLLLSLPPSQADDFLRPQTTPLECLLVPLSPSPVDDFLIPQTPPVECPLRPRPFSTTDDFLRPQTPPLECLLVPQPPSPGEDFLRLETTPLECLLIPLPPSPVDFLRPQTPPVDCPLGPRLFSPADYFLRLPSPPIKCLFVPLPPSPVDDFLRPQTPPVECPIGPRPLSPADDFLRPQSSPIECLLIPLPPSPANDFLRPRTAPVKCLLVSQSLSLADDFLRPQTPPIECPLGPLPFSPVDDFLGPQTPPVEYPLVPLPFFAADDFMKSQTPPLECLPVPQPPFPAEDFLRLQTPPECLLVPLSPSPADDFLRPQTPPVDCPLGPFPFSPAEDFLRLQTPPECLLAPLPPSTADDFLRPLPTDSPLGPRPFSPADDSLRLQTPPECLLVPLPPSPVDDFLRPQTPPVDCPLGPLPFSPAHDFLRLQTPPKCLLVPLPPSPADDFLRPQTPPVACPLGPFLFSPADDSLRLQTPPECLLVPLPPSPVDDFLRP; from the exons ATGAGGAACAGCAGCTGCGTCCCAGCTGGAAACACAGAGAAGACAAAG GTCAGTATGGTTGCAGTGGAGCATCATCATTCCTCAGGATTGCCCTACTCGCCCTACCTCATGGCTGAACCTTTAAGACAATGGATGGGCCACCAGCCGCCTCCTGCATCTCAGTATCATCTGGGAGCTCAACCACTTCCATCAGCTAAAGGTTTTCTGGGACCTCTGACTATTTCTCAACTCGAATGTCCCCTAGGACCTCAACCACCTTCTACAACTGATGATTTTCTGAGACGACAGACACCTCCATTCGAGTGTCCCCTGGGACCTCTACCATTTTCTCCAGCTGATGATTTTCTGAGACCACACATATCTCTGCTTGAGTGTCTTCTGGTACCTCTTTCACCTTCTCCAGCTGATGATTTTCTGAAACCACAGTCACTTCCCCTTGAGTGTCTTCTGGTACCTCTTCCACCTTCTCCAGTTGATGATTTCCTGAGACCACAGACCCCTCCAGTCGAGTGTCCTCTGGAACCTCTACCATTTTCTCCAGCTGATGATTTTCTGAGACCACACATACCTCCCTTCGAGTGTCTTCTGGTACCTCTTTCACCTTCTCCAGTTGATAATTTTCTGAGACCAGAGACACCTCCAGTCAAGTGTCCCCTGGGACCTCTACCATTAGATTTTTTGAGAGCACAGTTATCTCCCCTTGAGTGTCCTTTTGTATATCTTCCACCTACTCCAGTTGATGATTTTCTGAAACCACAGACACTTTCCCTCAAGTGTCCCCTAGGACCTCTACCATTTTCTCCAACTGATGATTTTCTGAGACCACAGACACTTCCCATCGAGCGTCTTCTGGTGCCTCTTCCACCTTCTCCAGTTGATGGTTTTCTGGGACCACAGACACCTCCCGTAGAGTATCCCCTGGGACCTCAACGATTTTCTCCAGCTGATGATTTTCTGAGACCACAGACAACTCCCCTGGAGTGTCTTCTGGTACCTCTTTCACCTTCTCCAGTTGATGATTTTCTGATACCACAGACACCTCCCATCAAGTGTCCTCTGGGACTGTGGCCATTTTCTCCTGCTGATGATTTTCTGAAACGACAGACACCTCCCCTCAAGTGTCTTCTGGTACCTCTTCCACCTTCTCTAGTTGATGATTTTCTGAGACCACAGATACCTCCCATCGCCTGTCCCCTGGGACCTCTACCATTCTCTCCAGCTGGATATTTTCTGGGACCACAGTCAACTCCCCTTGGGTGTCTTTTTGTATGTCTTCCACCTCCTCCAGTTGATGATTTTTTGATGCCACAGACACCTCCCATCGAGTGTCGCCTGGGACCTCTACCATTTTCTCCAGCTGATGCTTTTCTCAGACCGCAGACAGCTCCCCTCAAGTGTCTTCTGGTACCTCTTTCACCTTCCCCAGTTGATGATTTTCTGATACCACCGACACCTCCCCTCGAGTGTCTTCTGGTATCTGTTTCACCTTCTCCAGTTGATAAGTTTCTGATACCACAGACACCTCCCCTCGATTGTCTTCTGGTGCCTCAACCACCTTCTCCAGCTGAGGATTTTCTGAGACCACAGATACCTCCCTTCAAGTGTCACCTGGGACCTTGGCCATTTTCTCCAGCTGATGATTTTCTGAGACCACAATCATCTCCCCTCGAGTGTCTTCTGCTATCTCTTCCACCTTCTCAAGCTGACGATTTTCTGAGACCACAGACAACTCCCCTTGAGTGTCTTCTGGTACCTCTTTCACCTTCTCCAGTTGATGATTTTCTGATACCACAGACACCTCCCGTCGAGTGTCCTCTGAGACCTCGACCATTTTCTACCACTGATGATTTTCTGAGACCACAGACACCTCCCCTCGAGTGTCTTCTGGTACCTCAACCACCTTCTCCTGGTGAGGATTTTCTAAGACTGGAGACAACTCCCCTCGAGTGTCTTCTGATACCTCTTCCACCTTCTCCAGTTGATTTTCTGAGACCACAGACACCGCCCGTTGACTGTCCCCTGGGACCTCGACTATTTTCTCCAGCCGATTATTTTCTGAGACTGCCGTCACCTCCCATCAAGTGTCTTTTTGTGCCTCTTCCACCTTCTCCAGTTGATGATTTTCTGAGACCACAGACACCTCCAGTCGAATGTCCCATCGGACCTCGACCATTATCTCCAGCTGATGATTTTCTGAGACCACAGTCATCTCCCATCGAGTGTCTTTTGATACCTCTTCCACCTTCTCCAGCTAATGATTTTCTGAGACCACGGACAGCTCCCGTCAAGTGTCTTCTGGTATCTCAGTCATTGTCTTTAGCTGATGATTTTCTGAGACCACAGACACCTCCCATTGAGTGTCCCCTGGGACCTCTACCATTTTCTCCAGTTGATGACTTTCTGGGACCACAGACACCTCCAGTCGAGTATCCCCTGGTACCTCTACCATTTTTTGCAGCTGATGATTTTATGAAATCACAGACTCCTCCCCTCGAGTGTCTTCCGGTACCTCAGCCACCTTTTCCAGCTGAGGATTTTCTGAGACTGCAGACACCTCCTGAGTGTCTTCTGGTACCTCTTTCACCTTCTCCAGCTGATGATTTTCTGAGACCACAGACCCCTCCAGTTGACTGTCCCCTGGGACCTTTCCCATTTTCTCCAGCTGAGGATTTTCTGAGACTGCAGACACCTCCCGAGTGTCTTCTGGCACCTCTTCCACCTTCTACAGCTGACGATTTTCTAAGACCACTTCCCACAGACAGTCCCCTGGGACCTCGCCCATTTTCTCCAGCTGATGACTCTCTGAGACTGCAGACACCTCCCGAGTGTCTTCTGGTACCTCTTCCACCTTCTCCAGTTGATGATTTTCTGAGACCACAGACCCCTCCAGTCGACTGTCCCCTGGGACCTCTCCCATTTTCTCCAGCTCATGATTTTCTGAGACTGCAGACACCTCCCAAGTGTCTTCTGGTACCTCTTCCACCTTCTCCAGCTGATGATTTTCTAAGACCACAGACCCCTCCAGTTGCCTGTCCCCTGGGACCTTTCCTGTTTTCTCCAGCTGATGACTCTCTGAGACTGCAGACACCTCCCGAGTGTCTTCTGGTACCTCTTCCACCTTCTCCAGTTGATGATTTTCTAAGACCATAG